In Paraburkholderia youngii, the genomic stretch GCGCGCTCTGCACCTCCTTGCCGCGGCCGCTCGTGTGCCGCTCGTGCAGCGCGGCCAGCACCCCGATCGCGCCGAACATGCCGCCCATGATGTCGTTGACCGAGCTGCCCGCGCGCAGCGGACGGCCCACCGGCCCGGTCATGTACGCGAGGCCCGCCATCATCTGCACGACTTCGTCGAGCGCCAGACGATGTTCGTACGGACCACTGAGAAAGCCCTTGTGCGACACGTAGATCAGCTTCGGATTGCGCTCGCGCAGCGTCGCGTAGTCGAGGCCGAGATTCGCCATGCGGCCGGGTTTGAAGTTTTCGACGAAGACGTCGGCGCTATCGACCAGTTGCTTCAGCGCGGCGAGACCGGCTTCGCTGTCGAGATCGAGCGCGACGCTCTTCTTGTTGCGATTGAAGGTGCGGAAAAACCCCGCGCCGGTGCCGAGCAGCCGGCGTGTGCTGTCGCCACGCGGCGGCTCGACCTTGATCACTTCGGCGCCGAGGTCGCCGAGGATCATGCCGCAGGTCGGGCCCATCACCATATGCGACAACTCGATCACGCGGATGCCCGCGAGCGGCAACGTGCCCGGCTGCGGCGAAGACGTCGAAGACGAAGCTGAGGTAGCGGAGGAAAGCGGAGTCATTGCGGCACCTGCGGAGCGGAAGAATGGGAATAACGCAAAAATTCGGAGGAGCCCGCGGATTCGCGCGCGGTCGGTTGCCCATGCGCGAACTGCTTCGGCAATCCCGCTCGCGCGAGATAGCCATACAGCGGCTCGCCCGGCAGCGCTTGCGCGAGCACCGCGCGCGAGGCGAGCAGCCGCGTGATGTCGATGCCGGTGTCGTAGCCCATGCTGTCGAGCATGAAGACGAGGTCTTCGGTATTGACGTTGCCGGTCGCGCCCGGCGCATGCGGACAGCCGCCGAGACCGGCCAGCGACGCATCGAATTCGCGAATCCCGTGCTGCAGCGCGACCAGTGTGTTGGCAAGACCGAGGCCGCGCGTGTCGTGGAAGTGCAGCGAGCGGAGCCTGTCGCCCGCGAGGTCGCGCACCAGCTCGATCACCTCGCCGACCTGGCGCGGCGTCGCCTCGCCGGTCGTGTCACCGAGCGCGATCACGTCGGCGCCGGCCTGCACCGCGGCGCGCGCGATCGCGGCGATATCCGCGTACGGCACCGCGCCTTGCAGCGTGCAGCCGAACACCGTCGACAAACCGGCGATCAACTCGACGCGACGCCCACCCGCCGAAGTCGCGCGATCGATCAGTTCACGCATCGCGGCGAACGCGTCGATCATCTCGGCGGGCGTCTTGCGCACGTTCGCGACGCTATGCGCGACGCTCACCGAAATCGGCGCGACGATGCGCTCTACGCCGGCATCGAGCGCGCGCTGCGCGCCCTTCAGGTTCGGCACGAGCGCCGTGACGCTCAGATCGTCATAGCTACGGGCGTGGGCGACTACTGCGGCGGCGTCGGCCATTTGCGGCAGCAGCTTCGCCGGCACGAATGACGCGACTTCCATATGACGCACGCCGGCCGCGTAGGCGGCGTCGATCCAGCGGCGCTTGTCGTCGGTGGACATGATGCGGGCAATGCTTTGCAGACCGTCGCGCAGACCGACTTCGGTCACGACGACGCGCTCGCGGGTGTCATTCATCGGTTTGAATCCTGTTCGTGGACGCGGGCTTCGGACGCCCGTTGGATAGAAGTGATGCCCTAACTGGATCACAGCGTGCTCGCGCGCAGACGCGCGGCAAAGTCTGCATTGACGACGCCCGCCATCGCCGCTCGCGATGGCCGCTCAGGCCGATAGGGCGGGCTTTGGCGCTCGCCTGGGTGAAATGCTTAGGGGTTTGTGTGGAGAGGTGGCGAAGGGCGTCGCCGGGGGGAGCTGAGAGGGACTGCCGGTGCGAGAGACCAGGTGCGTCTCCCGTCTTACCTGGCGTCCAACAGATGCTCGAGCAAGCGCGCCGCCGCCAGCGTCAACGCCGCGCGATCGCGCATGCAAATAACGAAGCGCCGCTCGGCCCACGCGTCGCGCAATGGCACGGCGACGATGCCGTACTCGTTGGCGGCATGGCGCGGCAATGCCTCGCGCGGCAGAATCGCGACCGCGAGACCCGCCTGGATGAAGCGGTAGGCGGCATCGAACGTCGATACATAGGTGCGGTAGTTCAACTCGCTGCCCTTCTCCAGCGCGATGCGCTGCATCAGCGCGTTGACCGACGCATTGGAGGCGAGCCCCAGATGATCGAATCCGAGCGTCTGTTCGAAGCCGACCTGCGTCTCGCCCGCGAGCGGATGCGCGCGCGGCACGATCAGCGCCAGATGGTCGGCGCGATACGGCAGCGTGTCGAGACTGCCGAGCGGCACCGTGTCGCGACAGATGCCCAGATCGGCGACGCCCTCTTCGAGCCCGCGCACGATGTCCGCGCTGACGCGCTCCTCGACATCTACCCGAATCGCCGGATTCGCCTGCAAAAACGCGGACAACGCCTCGGGCAAGAACTCCACCATCGACGACACGTTCGCCAGCACCCGCACATGGCCGCGCGCGCCGGCCGCGTATTCACTGAGCTCGGCCTGCAAGCGTTCGTGGCCGCGCATGATGAGCCGCGCGTGGCGCAACAGCGCTTCGCCCGCGGCGGTCGCGCGCACGCCGCGCTGGCTGCGCGACAGCAGTGCAACATCGACGAGCGCTTCGAGATCGGCGAGCCGCTTGCTGACCGCCGACGGCGCGATGAACTCGCGCTCGGCCGCGCGCGCGATCGTGCCTTCCTCGCACACGGCGATGAACAAGCGCAGCGTGACCTGATCGATTTGCCACATCGGCGAAGCGGATTTGGGAGTTGGGAATGGGGAATTATGCCCTGACGACGGCGGGCGCTGACGAGCAGTCACCCAGCCATGCGTTTCGCCCTTGCCCGAGCTTGCCCGCGATTTGCGGTCTGGCTATGCTGACGGGTGCGTCGGCTACCCGCGGACGACCGGGCCGCGCCTGCACCGCACACTCCAACCAGAACAACCGCTCGAGAACCTGCTCATGTCCACCACCAGTCTGTTTTTCACCGCCGCCGGCGTCGGCCTCGCGATCGCCGCGCCGGTCGGCCCGATGGGCATGCTGTGCATCCGCCGCACGCTGACCGGCGGCCCGCGCGCGGGACTTGCGATCGGCTTCGGCATCGCGAGCGGCGACGCGGCCTACGGGCTGATCGCCGCGCTCGGCCTCGTCGGCATTTCGCAGTTCATGCTCGCGTACGACCGCCCGCTGCATCTGCTCGCCGGCCTGTTCCTGCTGTATCTCGGCGTGCGCGCGCTGCTGCAGAAGCCGCCCGCTGAAAGCGCCGGCGCCAACGGCAACGGCAATGGCAAGCTCGCGCAGATCGGCCGCGCCGGCGCGCTGCGTGCGTACGCGAGCGCGCTGCTGCTGACGCTGACCAATCCGCAGACCATCATCATGTTCGCGGCGCTGTTCACGACGCTCGCACCGCGCGGCGCGTTCTCGCCGGCCATCGCGCTGACGACGGTCGGCGGCGTGTTCGCCGGCTCGATCGCGTGGTGGTGCTGTCTGGTGACGATGGTGTCGCTCGCGCGTCATGCGATCGGCAGCAGGCTGCGCCATGCGATCGATCGCGTGGTCGGCCTGATGCTCGCGGCGTTCGGCGTCGTCGAAATCCGCCGCGCGCTCTGAGCGGCGCTTCGCACGCGATGCGGCGCATCCGCGCCGCACCCGCCGAACGCAGCGCGCTGCCAGCCGCGACGCGCTCCCCTGAGTAAGTGCCGCACGCGGGCGCGGCAGTTTTGCGACAATAGCGCCTTTCGCCGCTCAGGCGCCGGCCGACGCGGCCGTGCAGCACACCGCACACCGCCGCCGCCAGCCGCCCCGGCGCGTCCGCCGGCCTTGCCGCCCAACCCTTCACCCGCGCTGCGTCAGCTGTCCGTTCAATGGCACTCCCCCACATCGATCTGCTGTACTCCGTCTCTGGCCTGTTCGTCGGCTTTCTGGTCGGGCTGACGGGCGTCGGCGGCGGCTCGCTGATGACGCCGATCCTCGTCCTGCTATTCAACGTGCACCCTGCCACCGCGGTCGGCACCGACCTGCTGTACGCGGCCGCCACCAAGGCGACCGGCACGCTGGTGCACGGCCTGAAGGGCTCGGTCGACTGGCAGATCACGCTGCGCCTCGCGGCCGGCAGCGTGCCCGCGGCCACCATCACGCTGATCCTGCTGCATCGCTACGGGATGGACACGCCGGGCGCGGGCCGGCTGATCCAGGTCGTGCTCGGCGCGGCGCTGCTGGTTACCGCGATCGCGCTGGTGTTCCGTCCGCAGCTTGCGGCGCTCGGCGCGCGCAAGCTACGCGCGCCGAGCCAGGGGCGCACGCTCGCGCTGACGATGCTGACCGGCGCGATCCTCGGTACGCTGGTGTCGCTGACGTCGGTGGGCGCGGGCGCGATCGGCGTGACGGTGTTGCTGCTGCTGTATCCGCTGCTGCCGACGACACGCATCGTCGGCTCCGACATCGCGCACGCGGTCCCGCTGACCTTGCTCGCGGGCGCCGGACATTGGCTGCTCGGCTCGATCGACTGGTCGATGCTGCTGTCGCTGCTGGTGGGATCGCTGCCCGGCATCGCAATCGGCAGCTATCTGGCGTCGCGCGCGCCGGAAGTACTGCTGCGCAATCTGCTCGCGGCGACGCTGACGCTGGTCGGCGTGCGGCTGGTGTTGTCGTGAGCCGCCCGCTGAAGACGCGTCAAGCGCACACGCCGCGAGCGCTGTCTATTTGAAAAACCGGCTGGTCAGATCCGCCTCGAACTGCCGGACCCACTGACCGTGGCCGTCGCGATACGACCGTGACCAGTCGACACGCCGCACGGTGACGACCCGCTCGTGCGCGGGCTCACCGGGTGCCGCGCTCGCGCTGATGTCGAAATGCGCGGGCGCGAAACCGTGTCTTGCGCACACCAGTTCGAATGCCGCGCGATCGCCGATCGGCAGATCGATGTAGCGAAACTGCGTGGTTTGCATGAGCTTGGCTCCCCGTTCCCTCTTCGTCACAGTACCCCGCGCGATGCATCGGTAATGTGCCGCAGCGCACGAAGCAGGGACAGGCGCGCCTCGATCAGCACCTGTGCGTGCGGTAAGCCGCATTGCTGCGGTCCCGCAAACCTCGGCCGTCTCGCGCCCAAAACCGGCGGCGAAAAAAAAAGCTCCGGCGAAAATGCCGGAGCCTCCGAATCGATTGATAGACCTCGCGAGGCGGGCCTTGCGGCGCCGCGCGCACGCGCACCGCTTACTGTTGCTTCGCCGTCAGCTTGTTGGTCACCGACGTCACGCCCTCGACGCCCTTGGCGGCTTCGCCGGCCTTCTCGGCCTGGCCCTGGTCCGGTACCGTGCCGGTCAGCGTCACTGCACCGCCACGCGCGCGCACGGCGATATGCGACACGTCGAGACCCTGGGTCTTGGTCAGCGCGTGGCGCACCTTACGGCCAAGTTCGTGATTCGCTGCCTTGCCGGCCTTGACGGTGGCTGCCGCCGACGCCGTATCTGGAGCGTTCTGGGCGTAGACGCTGCACGCCGCCACCATCGCCACGACCGCACCCAGTGTTTTCAGAAAACCGACCGTTTTCATAGCTCTCTTCTCCTTGGTTTCACATTGGACCGCATCAACAAGCGGCTTCGTTACGACTACGGGCGGCCGTCATCGCGCGAACGCGCGCGTGCGCGACGGCCATCAACGTCTGACACGATGTGCAAGAGGCGAGAGAGGCTGATTACCGGTAATCGGTAACCGGCAAACCGCGAATTCCGCCGACGTGCCCGGTTCTTGTCCGTCTTGCCGGGATATCGCCGCAAACGTTGGATCGCGGTAGCGATGCACAATTTAATCTAGCCGGCACAGAAGCGCAAAGGGTTTAGCGCGCGGCGTGGCGCACCGACAGCGGCTGCGTCATGCGTACCGGATAAAGACGGACACGCTCCGTGGTCGCGCAAAAATTGCCTGGGCGTCGTGCTGGCGGGCACCCGCGACGCTCACCATTTGTTACGCGTTTGTCGGCGCGACGGGCGGCTACGCGATTCGCGGCCGTGCCAATCTCAGGTACCATCGGCGCGACGCGTGCTGGCCCGCCGCCCAAGCCGCCTGCGCGCATTCGAGCCCGACCGACCGCCGTTTTCAGAAGATCCGATGAAGCCTGACACCGGCCGCAGCCGCCCTACCCGTCTCGTCGCCCGTTTTGTCGCGATCTCGTGGCGCGACCTGGCGGTCTCGTTCGGCCCGCTCGTGCTGCTCGTGATCGTCGCGATCTGGGCCGCCGTGCGGCTGATCCAGCCCGCCCCGCCAAATACGCTGACGATTAGCGCCGGCCCGGTCGGCAGCACATTCTGGATCGCCGCGCAGAAGTACAAGGCGATCCTCGCGCGCAACCGCATCACGCTGAACGTGCTGGCCTCGCAGGGCTCGCAGGAAAATCTGAAGCGGCTGTTGGACCCCAACGCCAACGTCGATGTCGGCTTCGTGCAGAGCGGCATCGCGCCCGCCGCGGTCGACAAGGACAAAAGCCTGATGTCGCTCGGCAGCGTCGCTTACGTGCCGCTCGCGATCTTCTATCGCGGCGCGCCGGTCGACTGGCTGTCCGGCTTCAAGGGCGAGCGCCTCGCGATCGGCCCCGAGGGCAGCGGCACGCGCGAACTCGCGCTCGCGCTGCTGAAGGCCAACGGCATCGTGCCGGGCGGCCCGACCCAACTGCTGCCGCTGACGGGCGACGCAGCCGCCGACGCGCTGATCGACGGCACGATCGACGCGACCTTCCTCGCCGGCGACTCGGCGCAGCCGGCCGTGATGGGCAAGCTCTACCGCACGCAGAACGTGCGCTTCTACGATTTCTCGCAGGCCGACGCGTACACCCGCCGCTTTCCGTACCTGACGCAGCTGAAGGTGCCGATGGGCGCGTTCGACCTCGGCAAGAACCTGCCGGCGAACTCGATCAGCATCGTCGCGCCGACCGCCGAGCTGATCGCGCGCGATTCGCTGCATCCGGCGCTGTCGGATCTGCTGATCGAAGCCGCGCGCGAAGTGCACGGCGGCGCGACGACGATGCAGCGCGCCGGTGAATTCCCCGCGCCGCTCGCGCACGACTTCCCGCTGTCCGACGATGCCGCGCGCTACTACAAGTCGGGCAAGAGCTTCCTGTACCGGACGCTGCCGTTCTGGATCGCGAGCCTCGCGGACCGCCTGCTGGTGATCGTCGTGCCGCTGATCGTGCTGCTGGTGCCGGCGCTGCGCGTCGTGCCGGGCTTGTACGCGTGGCGCGTCAAGTCGCGCATCTATCGCTGGTACGGCGCGCTGATCGCGATCGAGCGCAGCGCGCTCAGCGAACACTCGTCGGCCGAACGCGCGTCGCTGATCGAGCGGCTCGACACGATCGAAGACTCGGTCAACGGCATGAAGATGCCGCTCGCGTACGCGGACCAGTTCTACGTGCTGCGCGAGCACATCGGCTTCGTGCGGCGGCGGCTCATGGCAAGCCGCGACACGTCGGGCGGGCTGGACGAAGCCGACGAGCAGGCGGCCGATAAAGTCAAAGGCTGAGCGCGCCGGCTACACCGCCTGAACCCGCACCCGCCGCCGTCCACCAGGGGATATCGACCGGTGCAAGCCGGGAGCGCACCGCGTAAGATCGCTACAATTTTGATGAGATAACGGACGCACCCTCCGCTCCGTCCGACCCAGGCAATCCGGGAGACCTTTATGACAGTTGGCATCGACGCCCAACAGCCGCTGTGGTTTTACGATTTCGTCTCGCCGTTCACCTACCTGTTGCTCGAGCAACACGACAAATGGCCCGGCATGGACTTCGCATTCACGCCGGTCGTGCTGAACGATCTGTATCGCCACTGGGGCCAGCGCTCCGCGTACAGCGTGCCCGCCAAGCGCACCTTCATGTACCGGCATGCGCTGTTTCGCGCGGAGCAGCTCGGCATTCCGTACAAGATGCCGCCCGCCCAT encodes the following:
- a CDS encoding CaiB/BaiF CoA transferase family protein; its protein translation is MTPLSSATSASSSTSSPQPGTLPLAGIRVIELSHMVMGPTCGMILGDLGAEVIKVEPPRGDSTRRLLGTGAGFFRTFNRNKKSVALDLDSEAGLAALKQLVDSADVFVENFKPGRMANLGLDYATLRERNPKLIYVSHKGFLSGPYEHRLALDEVVQMMAGLAYMTGPVGRPLRAGSSVNDIMGGMFGAIGVLAALHERHTSGRGKEVQSALFENCVLLSAQHMQQFAATGVAAAPMPERISAWAVYDVFTLAHGEQMFIAATGDAQWRALCAILERDDLLADARLATNNDRVLARGWLLPTLGESLSRFDGATLVPLFERNHIPFASITKPEELFDDPHLNASGGLVPLTLDDGSETAMPLLPISLDGARLGPRQPIAKIGEHTVDVLRELGFDEARIAELSGGVQSREPRAAA
- a CDS encoding hydroxymethylglutaryl-CoA lyase, whose product is MNDTRERVVVTEVGLRDGLQSIARIMSTDDKRRWIDAAYAAGVRHMEVASFVPAKLLPQMADAAAVVAHARSYDDLSVTALVPNLKGAQRALDAGVERIVAPISVSVAHSVANVRKTPAEMIDAFAAMRELIDRATSAGGRRVELIAGLSTVFGCTLQGAVPYADIAAIARAAVQAGADVIALGDTTGEATPRQVGEVIELVRDLAGDRLRSLHFHDTRGLGLANTLVALQHGIREFDASLAGLGGCPHAPGATGNVNTEDLVFMLDSMGYDTGIDITRLLASRAVLAQALPGEPLYGYLARAGLPKQFAHGQPTARESAGSSEFLRYSHSSAPQVPQ
- a CDS encoding LysR family transcriptional regulator produces the protein MWQIDQVTLRLFIAVCEEGTIARAAEREFIAPSAVSKRLADLEALVDVALLSRSQRGVRATAAGEALLRHARLIMRGHERLQAELSEYAAGARGHVRVLANVSSMVEFLPEALSAFLQANPAIRVDVEERVSADIVRGLEEGVADLGICRDTVPLGSLDTLPYRADHLALIVPRAHPLAGETQVGFEQTLGFDHLGLASNASVNALMQRIALEKGSELNYRTYVSTFDAAYRFIQAGLAVAILPREALPRHAANEYGIVAVPLRDAWAERRFVICMRDRAALTLAAARLLEHLLDAR
- a CDS encoding LysE family translocator, with the translated sequence MSTTSLFFTAAGVGLAIAAPVGPMGMLCIRRTLTGGPRAGLAIGFGIASGDAAYGLIAALGLVGISQFMLAYDRPLHLLAGLFLLYLGVRALLQKPPAESAGANGNGNGKLAQIGRAGALRAYASALLLTLTNPQTIIMFAALFTTLAPRGAFSPAIALTTVGGVFAGSIAWWCCLVTMVSLARHAIGSRLRHAIDRVVGLMLAAFGVVEIRRAL
- a CDS encoding sulfite exporter TauE/SafE family protein, yielding MALPHIDLLYSVSGLFVGFLVGLTGVGGGSLMTPILVLLFNVHPATAVGTDLLYAAATKATGTLVHGLKGSVDWQITLRLAAGSVPAATITLILLHRYGMDTPGAGRLIQVVLGAALLVTAIALVFRPQLAALGARKLRAPSQGRTLALTMLTGAILGTLVSLTSVGAGAIGVTVLLLLYPLLPTTRIVGSDIAHAVPLTLLAGAGHWLLGSIDWSMLLSLLVGSLPGIAIGSYLASRAPEVLLRNLLAATLTLVGVRLVLS
- a CDS encoding BON domain-containing protein produces the protein MKTVGFLKTLGAVVAMVAACSVYAQNAPDTASAAATVKAGKAANHELGRKVRHALTKTQGLDVSHIAVRARGGAVTLTGTVPDQGQAEKAGEAAKGVEGVTSVTNKLTAKQQ
- a CDS encoding TAXI family TRAP transporter solute-binding subunit, with translation MKPDTGRSRPTRLVARFVAISWRDLAVSFGPLVLLVIVAIWAAVRLIQPAPPNTLTISAGPVGSTFWIAAQKYKAILARNRITLNVLASQGSQENLKRLLDPNANVDVGFVQSGIAPAAVDKDKSLMSLGSVAYVPLAIFYRGAPVDWLSGFKGERLAIGPEGSGTRELALALLKANGIVPGGPTQLLPLTGDAAADALIDGTIDATFLAGDSAQPAVMGKLYRTQNVRFYDFSQADAYTRRFPYLTQLKVPMGAFDLGKNLPANSISIVAPTAELIARDSLHPALSDLLIEAAREVHGGATTMQRAGEFPAPLAHDFPLSDDAARYYKSGKSFLYRTLPFWIASLADRLLVIVVPLIVLLVPALRVVPGLYAWRVKSRIYRWYGALIAIERSALSEHSSAERASLIERLDTIEDSVNGMKMPLAYADQFYVLREHIGFVRRRLMASRDTSGGLDEADEQAADKVKG